A genomic window from Punica granatum isolate Tunisia-2019 chromosome 2, ASM765513v2, whole genome shotgun sequence includes:
- the LOC116197672 gene encoding GDSL esterase/lipase At1g29660-like: MGFDSMRRILLAFLFFTQCLHDFVQGAPQVPCYFIFGDSLADCGNNNNLNTLARPNYYPYGLDFPKGPTGRFTNGRTVADVIGELLGFDHFIPPFTNLTGADVRKGVNYASSASGIRDETGMQQGERVSLNEQLKNHFSIVSQIISISSNESAAKGHLEKCIYIVITGNNDYMNNYFMPEFYPTSKEYTPQQYADVLVKQYSEQLKRLYSYGARKVAIFGVGLIGQVPEMKNRFGANSSMVDDAAQLFSNKLLPLVNDLNRQLTCAKFTYIDTTAITITSAPLLAFLHPRDTCCELVKNLGICIEGRPPCPLRGLYAYFDGFHPTEVVNKAFATRAYDRLLPSDASPYGIKQLAQLP; the protein is encoded by the exons ATGGGCTTCGACAGTATGCGAAGAATTCTTCttgcttttttattctttactCAGTGTCTCCACGACTTTGTTCAAGGAGCACCGCAAGTTCCTTGTTACTTCATCTTCGGGGACTCACTCGCCGACTGTGGCAATAATAACAACCTCAATACACTAGCCCGACCGAATTACTATCCTTATGGACTGGACTTTCCTAAGGGTCCTACTGGGCGGTTCACCAATGGACGCACCGTTGCCGATGTTATAG GTGAACTTTTGGGCTTTGATCACTTCATTCCACCTTTTACGAATTTAACGGGAGCAGACGTACGAAAGGGAGTGAATTATGCATCATCTGCATCAGGAATTCGGGATGAAACCGGGATGCAACAG ggTGAGAGAGTGAGCTTGAATGAGCAACTGAAGAATCACTTCAGCATAGTCTCCCAAATCATCAGCATTTCTTCGAACGAATCTGCAGCAAAAGGGCACTTAGAAAAATGCATATACATAGTTATAACTGGAAATAATGACTACATGAATAACTATTTCATGCCTGAATTCTATCCAACCAGTAAAGAGTATACTCCTCAACAGTATGCGGACGTGCTTGTGAAGCAGTACTCTGAGCAACTCAAG CGTCTATACTCCTATGGAGCAAGAAAGGTGGCTATATTTGGTGTTGGGCTGATAGGACAAGTCCCAGAAATGAAGAATAGATTTGGTGCAAACTCTTCGATGGTGGACGATGCGGCTCAACTATTCAGCAACAAGTTGCTACCCCTTGTCAATGACTTGAACAGACAATTAACTTGTGCCAAGTTCACTTACATAGATACCACCGCGATCACCATCACGAGCGCCCCTTTATTAG CTTTTCTGCATCCTCGAGATACCTGCTGCGAGCTGGTGAAAAATCTGGGCATCTGCATTGAAGGTCGCCCACCTTGCCCTCTTCGAGGATTGTATGCATACTTTGATGGATTCCATCCTACGGAAGTGGTGAATAAAGCCTTTGCGACAAGAGCATACGACAGGCTTTTACCATCAGATGCTTCTCCTTATGGCATCAAACAACTCGCGCAGCTCCCATAA
- the LOC116197673 gene encoding GDSL esterase/lipase At5g45670-like yields the protein MAFNDTLRILLPFLFLTQCLQNFVRGEPQVPCYFIFGDSLVDSGNNNQLNTQAKANYLPYGVDFPEGFTGRFTNNRTITDIIGQLLGFEDFIPPFANKMEDIIRGVNYASAVSGIRDETGKQQGDRIPLNEQLRNHLITVLRITKIMKSASAARQYLQKCIYVVITGNNDYINNYFVPDIYPTSRLYTPQQFADGLARQYSNQLKDLYFSGARKVAIFGVGLIGLTPEIIGRFGANYSMVNDAAQLFSNKLLPLVNDLNSHLTGAKFTYINTTGITVTSNDSLSLLNTQDTCCPVVQDLGTCVPGSTPCTDRTQYAYFDGFHPTDVVNEGFAGRAYNEKLPSDASPYDISRLARL from the exons ATGGCTTTCAATGACACACTGAGAATTCTTCTTCCCTTCTTGTTCTTGACTCAGTGTCTCCAGAACTTTGTTCGAGGAGAGCCCCAAGTTCCCTGCTACTTCATCTTCGGAGACTCGCTTGTCGACAGTGGCAACAACAACCAGCTTAACACCCAAGCCAAGGCAAATTACCTGCCTTATGGGGTGGACTTTCCTGAGGGCTTTACTGGGCGGTTCACCAATAATCGCACCATCACTGATATCATAG GCCAACTTTTGGGTTTTGAAGATTTCATACCGCCTTTTGCAAATAAAATGGAAGATATAATAAGAGGAGTGAATTATGCATCAGCTGTGTCGGGGATTCGGGATGAAACCGGGAAGCAACAG GGTGATAGAATACCCTTGAATGAGCAGTTAAGGAACCACCTCATCACAGTATTACGAATCACTAAGATAATGAAGAGTGCATCTGCAGCGAGACAGTACCTCCAAAAATGCATATACGTTGTTATAACTGGAAACAATGACTACATTAATAACTACTTCGTGCCGGATATCTATCCAACCAGCAGATTATACACTCCTCAACAGTTTGCAGACGGGCTTGCCAGGCAGTACTCCAACCAACTCAAG GATCTATATTTCTCTGGAGCAAGAAAGGTGGCCATATTTGGTGTTGGGCTGATAGGGCTAACACCAGAAATTATCGGAAGATTTGGGGCTAACTACTCAATGGTGAACGATGCAGCTCAACTATTCAGCAACAAGCTGCTTCCCCTTGTCAATGACTTGAACAGCCATTTAACCGGTGCCAAGTTCACTTACATAAACACCACTGGAATCACGGTTACAAGCAACGATTCATTAT CTCTCTTGAATACGCAGGATACATGCTGCCCAGTGGTGCAGGATCTCGGCACATGCGTCCCTGGTAGCACTCCTTGCACTGACAGAACACAGTATGCATACTTTGATGGTTTCCATCCTACAGATGTGGTGAATGAAGGCTTCGCAGGAAGAGCATACAATGAGAAGTTACCATCAGATGCTTCGCCGTATGACATTAGTCGACTTGCGCGGCTCTAA